The Crocosphaera subtropica ATCC 51142 genome includes a window with the following:
- a CDS encoding YbjN domain-containing protein — protein sequence MTNVTSEYTLPDNFTSTEISHQEAIETVIDSLQQNDSAMVHHDDQGYVWKFQYGSVETYVQLTGETEEDLLTVWSPVLSLPAKDELGLMRKLLEMNGGETLETRFGIMNNQIVVLSQRAVADLSPGEISRAITLVATIADDNDEKLIETYGGNPIQNN from the coding sequence ATGACTAACGTAACCAGCGAATATACTTTACCCGATAATTTTACTAGCACCGAAATCAGCCATCAAGAAGCAATAGAAACGGTCATCGATAGTTTACAACAAAATGACAGTGCTATGGTGCATCACGATGATCAAGGATATGTTTGGAAGTTTCAATACGGCAGTGTAGAAACTTATGTTCAGTTAACAGGAGAAACGGAAGAAGACTTGTTAACAGTTTGGTCCCCAGTGTTAAGCCTTCCTGCTAAAGATGAACTGGGTTTAATGCGAAAATTATTAGAAATGAATGGAGGAGAAACCTTAGAAACTCGTTTTGGAATTATGAATAATCAAATTGTCGTTTTAAGTCAGCGTGCGGTTGCCGATTTATCCCCCGGAGAAATTTCTCGTGCCATCACTTTAGTGGCTACCATTGCCGATGATAATGATGAAAAATTAATTGAAACTTATGGAGGCAATCCTATTCAAAATAATTAA
- a CDS encoding CocE/NonD family hydrolase yields MYQVKKETLSLTTRDGIRLDADVYRPHSTESFPILLMRQPYGKQIASTVVYAHPIWYASQGYIVVIQDVRGRGTSQGDFDLFAHEIEDGFDTINWVSQLPGSTGTIGMYGFSYQGMTQLYVASMQSKALKTICPAMVAYDLYEDWGYENGAFCLQTNLGWAIQLAAETAKLKGDSNAFHKLYEASRNLPLSDPIPAYPNLMKEVASNSFYHDWINYCYPDNYWCNLSPKRFIDKLDLPMLHIGGWFDPYLRGNINLYNAMKIRSNYPQNLVIGPWGHIPWGSKLGSHDYTKLACSFIDQYQIDWFDHFLKGKDIDYLYSQPISLFEMGSNQWNYSKSWENKDEKNYYIFSQGLANVKENDGQLIDTISDNNVNDIIVHDPWRPVPSVGGHASIPSGSFERSQLDTRFDILTYTSEQLTEDLLISGTPFIEIYCTADAPSFDICAILSEIKPDGKVYNFSQGYCRINSEKLPIKISLQPTCIKINEGNYLRLSISGACFPAYALNTGTGKFPYEERLIDAKIITIKVWSQPDQPSTLILPIP; encoded by the coding sequence ATGTATCAGGTTAAGAAAGAAACCTTATCTTTAACCACACGGGATGGAATTCGTCTCGATGCTGATGTTTATCGACCCCATAGCACCGAGTCTTTTCCTATTTTATTAATGCGACAACCTTATGGTAAACAAATTGCTTCTACTGTAGTCTATGCCCATCCTATATGGTATGCTTCCCAGGGCTATATCGTCGTTATTCAAGATGTTAGAGGGCGAGGAACGTCTCAAGGAGATTTCGATTTATTTGCTCATGAAATAGAAGACGGTTTTGATACCATAAATTGGGTTTCTCAGTTACCTGGTAGTACAGGAACAATAGGAATGTACGGGTTTTCTTATCAAGGAATGACCCAATTATATGTAGCTTCAATGCAATCAAAAGCATTAAAAACTATTTGTCCCGCTATGGTTGCTTATGATTTATATGAGGACTGGGGTTATGAAAATGGGGCCTTTTGTTTACAAACTAATTTAGGTTGGGCGATACAATTAGCAGCAGAAACAGCCAAACTAAAGGGGGATAGTAATGCTTTTCATAAACTCTATGAAGCGTCCCGCAATTTACCGTTATCAGATCCTATTCCTGCTTATCCCAATTTGATGAAAGAGGTTGCTTCTAATTCTTTTTATCATGATTGGATTAATTACTGTTATCCTGATAATTATTGGTGTAACTTATCCCCCAAACGTTTCATCGATAAACTTGATTTACCTATGTTACATATTGGGGGATGGTTTGATCCTTATTTACGGGGGAATATTAACCTTTATAATGCCATGAAAATCCGTAGTAACTATCCCCAAAATCTTGTTATTGGGCCTTGGGGTCATATTCCTTGGGGGTCAAAACTGGGAAGTCACGATTATACAAAATTAGCTTGCAGCTTCATCGATCAATATCAAATTGATTGGTTTGATCATTTTCTCAAAGGTAAAGACATAGACTATTTATATTCTCAACCCATATCATTATTTGAAATGGGAAGTAATCAATGGAACTATTCTAAAAGTTGGGAAAATAAAGACGAAAAGAATTACTATATTTTTAGTCAAGGTTTAGCAAACGTCAAAGAAAATGATGGCCAATTAATTGATACAATTTCTGATAATAACGTTAATGATATTATTGTTCATGATCCGTGGCGACCTGTTCCATCTGTAGGAGGCCATGCTAGTATTCCATCAGGATCTTTTGAGCGATCGCAATTAGATACTCGTTTTGATATTTTAACTTATACCTCTGAACAATTAACCGAAGATTTATTAATTAGTGGTACACCTTTTATTGAAATTTACTGTACAGCAGATGCACCAAGTTTTGATATTTGTGCTATTTTATCCGAAATCAAACCTGATGGAAAAGTTTATAATTTTAGTCAAGGATATTGTAGAATCAACTCAGAAAAATTACCGATCAAAATTTCTTTACAACCCACTTGTATTAAAATTAACGAAGGGAACTATTTAAGACTCAGTATTAGTGGTGCTTGTTTTCCTGCTTATGCCTTGAATACAGGAACCGGAAAATTCCCCTATGAGGAACGTTTAATTGATGCTAAAATTATTACCATAAAAGTATGGAGTCAACCCGATCAACCCTCAACACTAATCTTACCTATTCCTTGA
- a CDS encoding type II toxin-antitoxin system prevent-host-death family antitoxin, with amino-acid sequence MDIVNLSEEKKNFQSVLDQVTNDKNCTVIVRRDAEDAVVMSKSYYDSLMETIYLLKSPANAKHLEQAISEYKAGKTKKYDLFNRCVN; translated from the coding sequence ATGGATATAGTGAACCTTAGTGAAGAAAAAAAGAACTTTCAATCGGTATTAGATCAAGTCACCAACGATAAAAACTGTACTGTTATTGTCAGAAGAGACGCAGAAGATGCTGTCGTGATGTCTAAAAGTTACTATGACAGTTTAATGGAGACAATTTATCTCTTAAAATCTCCTGCCAATGCTAAACATTTAGAACAAGCAATTTCTGAATACAAAGCAGGTAAAACAAAAAAATATGATTTATTTAACCGATGCGTAAATTAA
- a CDS encoding Uma2 family endonuclease encodes MITTKTKIITDSWISLNWDEFSQLWDDSTYEKAKFYYYNQKARIEMTPLGNDHASDHAIITHTIYLYAALKNIPINGKDSCSYRKVGIREAQPDLSFYIGDNVDAVPYGTGVIDLNIYPSPNLVIEVANTSLADDKGEKRLLYEDFGVEEYWIVDVKNVKIIAFQIEDQGSKRITQSLVLPGLEIDILVQALQQSRETNHSDVSRWLLQQFQSN; translated from the coding sequence ATGATTACCACGAAAACTAAAATAATAACTGATAGTTGGATTAGTTTAAATTGGGATGAATTTTCACAGTTATGGGATGATTCAACCTACGAAAAAGCAAAGTTTTATTATTACAACCAAAAAGCAAGAATTGAAATGACACCATTAGGAAATGATCATGCTAGTGATCACGCTATAATTACTCATACGATTTATTTATATGCTGCTCTTAAAAATATCCCTATAAATGGAAAAGATTCTTGTAGTTATCGTAAAGTAGGAATAAGAGAAGCACAACCAGACTTATCTTTTTATATTGGTGATAATGTTGATGCTGTTCCCTACGGAACCGGTGTTATTGACTTAAATATTTATCCCTCTCCTAACTTAGTCATTGAAGTAGCTAATACTTCTCTTGCGGATGATAAAGGAGAAAAACGTCTGTTATATGAAGATTTTGGAGTAGAGGAATATTGGATAGTTGATGTCAAAAATGTCAAAATTATTGCTTTTCAAATAGAAGATCAAGGAAGTAAAAGAATTACTCAGTCTCTAGTTTTACCTGGTTTAGAAATAGACATCTTAGTTCAAGCTTTACAACAAAGTAGAGAAACGAATCACTCAGACGTGAGTCGTTGGTTACTTCAACAGTTTCAATCTAATTAA